From one Humulus lupulus chromosome 8, drHumLupu1.1, whole genome shotgun sequence genomic stretch:
- the LOC133797992 gene encoding cryptochrome DASH, chloroplastic/mitochondrial isoform X2 yields MAKLFTLTSPHFPALSFLPNTLRFSQSPFLLRAQSRSQIQGERRGVAVLWFKHDLRIDDHPALVAASDHRALVPLYVFDRRILSRFSDEMLEMVLLALEDLRNSLRSKGSNLVIRLGSAESVLRKLVKEVNATHIYAEEEVEHDLRKLMTIAKETLQTLPSPEESPKFVLWRTPFYDIESLMGLPASYDDFIKSKLPVSSPLPQPELYRTNMELDWGSVPTLTELVEFMDENPCKLRKSWTSIKDKSAETIMMKEALKAGESNRISSRFKNAQRFQQKRVVNSVFVTQGGSTVGGGTNAVVNALAAYLRYLEGTARDDWQEVHERMRNAESREGASFIKLFGPALSLGIISRRRVHYEAIKYEKERNAGFLSPFGYSTVSAAAAIDAVCSMEWYWLMSIRSQISDYRNYHIRVWSWKGHLIQYTVVGHEGPAILLVHGFGAFLEHYRDNIYDLAEKGNRVWAITLLGFGKSEKPNVVYTELMWAELLRDFVVDVVGQPAHLVGNSIGGYFVAILAWLWPTLAKSVVLVNSAGNVVPGYSFVPFTKTNFRACLAGCSTPCLLLKVKIKRHSEELLPN; encoded by the exons ATGGCGAAGCTCTTTACACTTACTTCCCCGCATTTCCCCGCACTTTCCTTCCTCCCAAACACTCTTCGCTTTTCCCAATCTCCCTTTCTACTCCGAGCTCAATCCCGGAGCCAGATTCAGGGAGAGAGGAGAGGTGTTGCTGTCCTCTGGTTCAAGCACGACCTTCGAATCGACGATCACCCGGCCCTCGTCGCCGCCTCCGACCACCGCGCCTTAGTCCCTCTCTACGTCTTTGACCGCCGCATTCTTTCCC GATTCTCTGATGAAATGTTAGAAATGGTTCTTTTGGCTTTGGAGGATTTGAGAAATTCGTTGAGAAGTAAAGGTTCTAATCTAGTGATTAGGTTGGGGAGTGCTGAAAGTGTGTTGCGGAAACTTGTGAAAGAG GTAAATGCCACCCATATATATGCCGAGGAGGAGGTTGAACACGACCTCAGGAAGCTGATGACCATTGCCAAGGAGACCTTGCAGACATTGCCTTCTCCAGAAGAGAGCCCAAAGTTTGTTCTTTGGCGAACTCCCTTTTACGATATAGAG AGCTTGATGGGTCTTCCAGCTTCATACGATGATTTCATCAAAAGTAAACTCCCGGTCTCTTCTCCACTTCCACAACCAGAACTATATCGCACAAACATGGAGTTAGATTGGG GTTCTGTTCCCACCTTAACTGAGTTGGTGGAGTTTATGGATGAAAATCCATGTAAATTAAGAAAGAGTTGGACTTCAATCAAGGATAAATCAGCTGAGACTATAATGATGAAGGAAGCGTTGAAAGCTGGTGAAAGCAACCGAATTAGTTCCAGATTTAAAAATGCCCAGAGATTTCAGCAGAAAAGAGTAGTTAATTCTGTTTTTGTCACCCAAGGAGGAAGTACCGTTGGGGGTGGAACGAACGCTGTAGTAAATGCATTGGCTGCTTACTTGAGATATCTGGAGGGAACGGCTCGAGATGATTGGCAGGA GGTTCATGAAAGGATGCGCAATGCTGAATCTCGAGAAGGAGCTTCTTTCATTAAGCTCTTTGGACCTGCTCTTTCCCTTGGCATTATATCTAGAAGGAGAGTGCATTATGAAGCTATCAAGTATGAGAAAGAACGAAATGCTGGATTTCTCTCTCCCTTTGGATATTCAACAGTCTCTGCTGCTGCAGCAATTGATGCTGTTTGCTCAATGGAG TGGTACTGGCTCATGTCTATTAGAAGTCAAATAAGTGATTATAGAAATTATCACATTCGGGTTTGGAGTTGGAAGGGCCATCTGATCCAG TATACAGTTGTGGGTCATGAGGGTCCTGCTATTCTTCTTGTTCATGGTTTTGGTGCCTTTTTGGAGCATTACCGTGATAACATTTATGACTTAGCTGAAAAGGGGAATCGAGTTTGGGCCATCACATTGTTAGGATTTGGAAAATCGGAAAAGCCTAATGTTGTTTACACTGAGCTCATGTGGGCAGAGTTGCTAAGAGATTTTGTTGTTGACGTTGTGGGCCAACCAGCTCATCTCGTCGGGAATTCAATTGGCG GTTATTTTGTTGCTATTCTTGCATGGTTGTGGCCCACTTTGGCCAAATCGGTTGTCCTTGTTAACAGTGCTGGCAATGTCGTTCCAGGATATTCCTTTGTGCCATTTACTAAA ACAAACTTCAGGGCCTGCTTGGCTGGGTGCTCGACTCCTTGTCTTCTACTTAAGGTCAAGATTAAAAGGCATAGTGAAGAATTGCTACCCAATT AA
- the LOC133797992 gene encoding uncharacterized protein LOC133797992 isoform X1 produces the protein MAKLFTLTSPHFPALSFLPNTLRFSQSPFLLRAQSRSQIQGERRGVAVLWFKHDLRIDDHPALVAASDHRALVPLYVFDRRILSRFSDEMLEMVLLALEDLRNSLRSKGSNLVIRLGSAESVLRKLVKEVNATHIYAEEEVEHDLRKLMTIAKETLQTLPSPEESPKFVLWRTPFYDIESLMGLPASYDDFIKSKLPVSSPLPQPELYRTNMELDWGSVPTLTELVEFMDENPCKLRKSWTSIKDKSAETIMMKEALKAGESNRISSRFKNAQRFQQKRVVNSVFVTQGGSTVGGGTNAVVNALAAYLRYLEGTARDDWQEVHERMRNAESREGASFIKLFGPALSLGIISRRRVHYEAIKYEKERNAGFLSPFGYSTVSAAAAIDAVCSMEWYWLMSIRSQISDYRNYHIRVWSWKGHLIQYTVVGHEGPAILLVHGFGAFLEHYRDNIYDLAEKGNRVWAITLLGFGKSEKPNVVYTELMWAELLRDFVVDVVGQPAHLVGNSIGGYFVAILAWLWPTLAKSVVLVNSAGNVVPGYSFVPFTKDRQTSGPAWLGARLLVFYLRSRLKGIVKNCYPIKTDRVDDVLIDEMLRASYDPGVLVVLESIFSFNLSLPLNFLLKDFEERVLIIQGMKDPISDSKSKLAMLREHCYRVVIKELNAGHCPQDELPEEVNSILCEWIATRESKIPVGTGSIAL, from the exons ATGGCGAAGCTCTTTACACTTACTTCCCCGCATTTCCCCGCACTTTCCTTCCTCCCAAACACTCTTCGCTTTTCCCAATCTCCCTTTCTACTCCGAGCTCAATCCCGGAGCCAGATTCAGGGAGAGAGGAGAGGTGTTGCTGTCCTCTGGTTCAAGCACGACCTTCGAATCGACGATCACCCGGCCCTCGTCGCCGCCTCCGACCACCGCGCCTTAGTCCCTCTCTACGTCTTTGACCGCCGCATTCTTTCCC GATTCTCTGATGAAATGTTAGAAATGGTTCTTTTGGCTTTGGAGGATTTGAGAAATTCGTTGAGAAGTAAAGGTTCTAATCTAGTGATTAGGTTGGGGAGTGCTGAAAGTGTGTTGCGGAAACTTGTGAAAGAG GTAAATGCCACCCATATATATGCCGAGGAGGAGGTTGAACACGACCTCAGGAAGCTGATGACCATTGCCAAGGAGACCTTGCAGACATTGCCTTCTCCAGAAGAGAGCCCAAAGTTTGTTCTTTGGCGAACTCCCTTTTACGATATAGAG AGCTTGATGGGTCTTCCAGCTTCATACGATGATTTCATCAAAAGTAAACTCCCGGTCTCTTCTCCACTTCCACAACCAGAACTATATCGCACAAACATGGAGTTAGATTGGG GTTCTGTTCCCACCTTAACTGAGTTGGTGGAGTTTATGGATGAAAATCCATGTAAATTAAGAAAGAGTTGGACTTCAATCAAGGATAAATCAGCTGAGACTATAATGATGAAGGAAGCGTTGAAAGCTGGTGAAAGCAACCGAATTAGTTCCAGATTTAAAAATGCCCAGAGATTTCAGCAGAAAAGAGTAGTTAATTCTGTTTTTGTCACCCAAGGAGGAAGTACCGTTGGGGGTGGAACGAACGCTGTAGTAAATGCATTGGCTGCTTACTTGAGATATCTGGAGGGAACGGCTCGAGATGATTGGCAGGA GGTTCATGAAAGGATGCGCAATGCTGAATCTCGAGAAGGAGCTTCTTTCATTAAGCTCTTTGGACCTGCTCTTTCCCTTGGCATTATATCTAGAAGGAGAGTGCATTATGAAGCTATCAAGTATGAGAAAGAACGAAATGCTGGATTTCTCTCTCCCTTTGGATATTCAACAGTCTCTGCTGCTGCAGCAATTGATGCTGTTTGCTCAATGGAG TGGTACTGGCTCATGTCTATTAGAAGTCAAATAAGTGATTATAGAAATTATCACATTCGGGTTTGGAGTTGGAAGGGCCATCTGATCCAG TATACAGTTGTGGGTCATGAGGGTCCTGCTATTCTTCTTGTTCATGGTTTTGGTGCCTTTTTGGAGCATTACCGTGATAACATTTATGACTTAGCTGAAAAGGGGAATCGAGTTTGGGCCATCACATTGTTAGGATTTGGAAAATCGGAAAAGCCTAATGTTGTTTACACTGAGCTCATGTGGGCAGAGTTGCTAAGAGATTTTGTTGTTGACGTTGTGGGCCAACCAGCTCATCTCGTCGGGAATTCAATTGGCG GTTATTTTGTTGCTATTCTTGCATGGTTGTGGCCCACTTTGGCCAAATCGGTTGTCCTTGTTAACAGTGCTGGCAATGTCGTTCCAGGATATTCCTTTGTGCCATTTACTAAA GATAGACAAACTTCAGGGCCTGCTTGGCTGGGTGCTCGACTCCTTGTCTTCTACTTAAGGTCAAGATTAAAAGGCATAGTGAAGAATTGCTACCCAATT AAAACAGATAGAGTTGACGATGTGCTTATTGACGAAATGTTGAGAGCA TCGTATGATCCTGGAGTACTCGTGGTCTTGGAAAGTATTTTCAGCTTTAATCTCTCACTTCCTCTTAATTTTCTCTTGAAAGATTTTGAGGAAAGGGTTTTAATTATACAG GGAATGAAAGATCCAATATCTGACTCCAAATCGAAATTGGCTATGCTTAGAGAGCATTGCTACCGGGTCGTAATCAAGGAATTAAATGCAG GCCATTGTCCCCAAGACGAGCTGCCTGAGGAGGTGAATTCTATCTTATGTGAATGGATAGCGACTCGAGAAAGTAAAATTCCAGTTGGCACTGGCAGTATAGCATTATAG